From one Candidatus Nitrospira nitrosa genomic stretch:
- a CDS encoding tetratricopeptide repeat protein has product MSELLTRAQGGEAEAQNQLGVHYSEGQGLPQNYLEAKYWFKKAADQGHAGAQVNLGTLYSLGQGAPFSDPMALFWFQKAADQRNALAFAKLGMMYERGRGVSQNLVEAHMWYNLSAAYGEKRAAESRNALAKQMTTEQVTEAETRAKKWAPNRR; this is encoded by the coding sequence GTGAGTGAGTTACTCACACGGGCGCAAGGAGGCGAGGCAGAAGCCCAAAACCAGTTGGGCGTCCACTACAGTGAGGGCCAAGGACTTCCGCAAAACTATCTGGAAGCGAAGTATTGGTTTAAGAAAGCGGCAGACCAGGGTCATGCCGGGGCACAGGTCAATCTGGGCACACTTTACTCATTAGGACAAGGGGCTCCGTTCAGCGACCCCATGGCATTATTTTGGTTTCAGAAAGCAGCGGACCAGCGCAATGCGCTGGCCTTTGCTAAACTTGGCATGATGTACGAACGAGGACGCGGTGTCTCACAAAATCTTGTGGAAGCTCACATGTGGTACAACCTCTCTGCGGCCTACGGTGAGAAACGAGCCGCTGAGTCCCGCAATGCCTTGGCCAAACAGATGACGACCGAGCAAGTCACTGAAGCCGAAACACGAGCCAAGAAGTGGGCTCCAAATCGGCGGTAA
- a CDS encoding acylphosphatase, translated as MTQPAKELSVRACILVYGRVQGVGFRAFAARVAADLRLVGGVRNLPDGRVELEVEGQKAVIEALEHRLRIGPSAAHVTKVETVWGAATGQYSVFEIWY; from the coding sequence ATGACTCAACCCGCCAAGGAGTTGTCGGTGCGGGCTTGTATCCTTGTGTATGGTCGTGTGCAAGGGGTGGGGTTTCGTGCCTTTGCAGCCAGAGTAGCTGCGGATCTTCGGCTGGTCGGCGGTGTTCGTAATCTTCCCGATGGTCGAGTCGAGCTCGAAGTTGAGGGCCAAAAGGCTGTGATCGAAGCGCTTGAGCATCGACTGCGGATCGGTCCTTCTGCTGCTCATGTTACGAAAGTGGAGACGGTGTGGGGAGCAGCGACGGGGCAGTATTCTGTGTTTGAAATTTGGTATTAG
- a CDS encoding adenine phosphoribosyltransferase yields the protein MTTVNYQALIREVPDFPKPGILFYDITTLLKHPAAIRSLSDQLTARYQDRGIRKVVGIESRGFIFGGILAARLGAGFVPARKPGKLPADCYEVKYNLEYGNSSLAVHRDAIELGEHVLIVDDLLATGGTAEATVNLVRQLGGTIVGLDFLIELKSLNGREKLGGYDVHSTIIYP from the coding sequence GTGACCACTGTCAACTATCAAGCGCTTATCCGCGAAGTGCCGGACTTTCCAAAGCCCGGCATTCTCTTTTATGACATCACGACCTTGTTGAAACATCCCGCAGCTATTCGAAGTCTGTCCGATCAATTGACGGCTCGGTATCAAGATCGAGGGATCCGGAAGGTCGTCGGAATTGAGTCTCGGGGGTTTATCTTTGGCGGGATTCTTGCGGCAAGGCTGGGAGCCGGATTCGTTCCGGCTCGTAAACCTGGCAAACTTCCTGCCGATTGTTATGAAGTCAAATATAACCTTGAGTATGGTAACAGCAGTCTTGCAGTACACCGTGATGCGATCGAGCTTGGAGAGCATGTGCTGATCGTCGACGATCTCCTGGCAACCGGAGGGACTGCGGAAGCGACGGTGAATCTCGTCCGACAGCTTGGAGGAACCATTGTCGGACTTGATTTCTTGATTGAACTAAAGAGCCTGAATGGACGTGAGAAACTCGGTGGGTATGACGTTCATTCGACCATCATCTATCCGTGA
- a CDS encoding (2Fe-2S) ferredoxin domain-containing protein: MPPFQRHIFVCTNQRPKDDPRGCCANLGSEKLHAHFKSETKRLNLKGLVRANKAGCLDHCELGPSLVVYPEGVWYWVGTEADVTEIMERHILKGEIVTRLLMPDHPAPNSLPPLKTS, from the coding sequence ATGCCACCATTTCAGAGACATATTTTCGTATGCACCAACCAGCGTCCTAAGGATGACCCCCGAGGTTGCTGCGCCAACTTAGGATCTGAAAAGCTTCACGCCCATTTCAAAAGCGAAACCAAGCGACTCAATCTCAAAGGTCTTGTTCGGGCCAACAAGGCCGGCTGTCTTGACCATTGTGAACTGGGTCCCAGCCTGGTGGTCTACCCCGAAGGGGTCTGGTATTGGGTCGGAACAGAAGCCGACGTCACCGAGATCATGGAACGGCATATCCTAAAGGGCGAGATCGTCACGCGATTGCTCATGCCAGATCACCCAGCTCCGAACTCGCTGCCGCCGCTCAAGACGAGTTAG
- a CDS encoding c-type cytochrome, translating to MRLSQVALLSSVLLMLGVAPACSQSGGEPKASGTVASAPAEFRDGEQKFNTNCSRCHGIGGVGTNQGPTFLHKVYEPNHHGDVAFQRAAANGVKAHHWQFGDMPKIDAVKSEDVDEIVKYVRWLQKQAGIF from the coding sequence ATGAGGTTGTCACAAGTTGCGCTACTCAGTTCGGTACTCTTGATGCTCGGCGTTGCTCCGGCGTGCAGTCAGAGCGGGGGGGAACCGAAGGCAAGTGGAACGGTAGCCTCTGCTCCGGCAGAGTTTCGTGACGGAGAGCAGAAGTTTAATACAAATTGTTCACGATGCCACGGCATCGGCGGCGTCGGAACCAACCAAGGCCCAACGTTTCTTCATAAAGTGTATGAACCGAACCATCACGGCGATGTAGCCTTCCAACGGGCGGCAGCGAACGGGGTTAAGGCCCATCATTGGCAATTTGGCGATATGCCGAAGATCGATGCCGTCAAGTCGGAAGACGTGGACGAGATCGTGAAATATGTCCGTTGGCTGCAAAAACAAGCTGGGATTTTCTAA
- a CDS encoding YqgE/AlgH family protein, translating into MKHVVWAILFLGTMMAMPASSASAQQQFVPSPVQKGSLLVASPSLSDPNFTRTVLFIVEHGQGGTIGLVLNRPTDVLLAEVLQDLPVLKQTNHRLFAGGPVGRTQLVLLFRLKQLLPDARHIANGIYVGTPMVLERVIAGLKPNEAFRAFAGFAGWAPGQLESEMREGSWGVLSSGTFDIFNIDPETFWSDSLAVLQAPRTISYE; encoded by the coding sequence ATGAAACATGTTGTGTGGGCTATTCTGTTTCTGGGGACCATGATGGCGATGCCAGCATCCTCGGCCTCGGCTCAGCAGCAGTTTGTGCCCTCGCCAGTTCAAAAAGGCTCACTCTTGGTCGCAAGCCCCTCATTGAGCGATCCCAACTTTACCCGCACCGTTCTCTTCATTGTTGAACATGGGCAAGGTGGGACCATTGGTCTCGTGTTGAATCGTCCTACGGATGTACTATTAGCGGAAGTTTTACAGGATCTTCCGGTATTGAAACAGACCAACCACCGGTTATTTGCTGGAGGACCGGTTGGGCGTACGCAACTGGTGTTGCTGTTCCGACTCAAGCAACTCTTGCCCGATGCACGGCATATTGCGAATGGAATTTATGTGGGCACACCGATGGTTCTGGAGCGCGTCATTGCCGGTCTCAAGCCGAACGAAGCGTTCCGTGCCTTTGCCGGGTTTGCCGGATGGGCACCGGGGCAACTCGAATCTGAGATGCGTGAAGGCTCATGGGGCGTGTTGTCGTCCGGCACCTTCGATATCTTCAATATAGATCCTGAGACATTCTGGTCAGACAGCCTTGCTGTTCTCCAAGCTCCGAGAACGATTTCCTACGAATGA
- the htpX gene encoding protease HtpX has translation MKWLKGIGLFLITNFLIFITLSFTANLLINAVLPAFGIDVRGVFNQQLLVFSLVIGFGGAFISLAFSKQMARAMLDCQQITQPRSHAEHVIYGSVQEIAQRLHITMPEVWVYDSPDPNAFATGPSKNNSMVAVSTGLLQNLKEEEVKAVLAHEMGHVYNGDMFATTVLAGLMNTFVYYISNFISHLIAQPNQDREEGSAGNPFLAMIVYFFLQVVLTILASIVIGWHSRRREFAADAFSAKVYGKDAMINALRGIDRWVNRAQFEYSNQDALATMKIAGNSSGFMHLFATHPPIDARIAALEQL, from the coding sequence ATGAAGTGGCTTAAAGGTATTGGCCTGTTCCTGATTACAAACTTTCTCATCTTCATCACACTGTCATTCACGGCCAATCTATTGATCAACGCCGTACTACCGGCATTTGGAATTGATGTCCGTGGAGTATTCAACCAGCAACTGTTGGTATTCTCCTTGGTCATTGGATTCGGCGGGGCATTCATCAGCTTGGCGTTCTCCAAGCAAATGGCCCGTGCCATGCTGGATTGTCAGCAGATCACCCAACCCCGATCACACGCTGAGCACGTCATCTATGGATCGGTGCAAGAGATTGCCCAGCGGCTTCATATTACGATGCCGGAAGTCTGGGTGTATGACTCGCCTGACCCCAATGCGTTTGCGACCGGTCCAAGCAAGAACAATTCAATGGTCGCTGTATCCACCGGCCTTCTACAAAACTTGAAGGAAGAGGAAGTCAAGGCCGTGCTCGCCCACGAAATGGGGCATGTCTATAACGGTGATATGTTTGCGACAACGGTTCTCGCCGGCCTAATGAATACCTTCGTGTATTACATCAGTAACTTTATCTCCCACCTGATTGCACAACCCAATCAAGATCGTGAGGAGGGATCTGCAGGTAATCCGTTCTTGGCGATGATCGTGTATTTCTTCCTACAGGTGGTGCTGACGATTCTTGCATCAATTGTCATTGGTTGGCACTCCCGCCGTCGCGAGTTTGCCGCGGATGCCTTCTCAGCGAAGGTCTACGGAAAAGATGCGATGATCAATGCCCTCCGTGGCATCGACCGCTGGGTCAACCGTGCACAATTTGAATACTCGAATCAAGACGCCTTGGCCACCATGAAGATCGCAGGAAACTCTTCAGGCTTCATGCATCTGTTCGCAACGCATCCACCTATCGATGCGCGTATTGCGGCACTCGAGCAGTTGTAG
- the queC gene encoding 7-cyano-7-deazaguanine synthase QueC has protein sequence MTGQFLKRAVVLASGGLDSTVTAAVARQAGYELYLLTLAYQQRHAVEIERAKQVAGALEAEHHLVVPVDLQSIGGSALTGDIPVPKGRRDSDRGRDVPVTYVPGRNLIFLSIAAAQAEVVGASVIYFGANVVDYSGYPDCRPEFIKAVETTLQLGTKLGMMGGRIEIRAPLMQMTKAEIIRLGLDLGAPIHLTHSCYDPTDTVACGRCDSCLIRRRGFAEVGVVDPIPYAVS, from the coding sequence ATGACTGGGCAGTTTCTAAAACGAGCTGTTGTACTCGCCAGCGGTGGCTTGGACTCTACCGTCACGGCCGCTGTTGCTCGACAGGCCGGCTATGAGCTGTATCTGTTGACTCTTGCCTACCAACAACGTCATGCCGTAGAGATTGAGCGGGCGAAGCAGGTGGCCGGTGCGCTGGAAGCAGAGCATCACCTCGTGGTGCCCGTTGATTTGCAGTCAATCGGCGGGTCGGCTCTCACTGGGGACATCCCAGTTCCCAAAGGCCGGCGTGACTCCGACCGTGGCCGTGACGTGCCGGTGACCTATGTGCCAGGCCGAAACTTGATTTTTCTCTCCATTGCAGCCGCACAGGCAGAGGTGGTGGGTGCCTCAGTGATTTATTTCGGGGCGAATGTGGTGGACTACTCTGGTTACCCTGACTGCCGTCCCGAGTTCATCAAGGCCGTGGAAACAACGTTACAGCTCGGAACCAAACTGGGGATGATGGGGGGGCGTATTGAAATTCGAGCACCTCTGATGCAAATGACCAAGGCAGAGATCATACGGCTGGGGCTGGATCTCGGTGCCCCAATCCACCTCACACACAGTTGCTATGATCCCACGGACACAGTGGCCTGCGGACGGTGTGACAGCTGTCTCATTCGACGGCGAGGGTTTGCAGAGGTGGGAGTTGTAGATCCAATTCCCTATGCGGTATCTTGA
- a CDS encoding sigma-70 family RNA polymerase sigma factor: protein MSLQHHEESETSEARRHLEDEPSASESGGFSEESERETGRAEGLDTLKSYLREVRRSTLLTFKEEQQLGKRVMAGDEHARQHMIESNLRLVISIGKRYMHRGFPFSDIVEEGNLGLIKAVEKFNYKRGFRFSTYASWWIRQYIERAIINQGKLVRLPVHVVERLNRYLNRTEQLVQALGREPRAAEVALKMKTSEEEVLDLKQLVRTTCSLDSPLNDRTDTFLRDVIEDPTGLSPDETADGVRRRAELMAWVRELPEKEQTVIVSRFGLDGGEAKTLEEIGRTMGLTRERVRQIEMAALARLRHTIERKTMTQADLL from the coding sequence ATGAGCCTGCAACATCACGAGGAATCCGAGACGAGTGAGGCGCGAAGGCATCTTGAAGATGAGCCAAGTGCTTCCGAGTCAGGTGGATTTTCCGAGGAGAGTGAGCGTGAAACAGGTCGAGCCGAAGGCCTTGATACCCTCAAGAGCTATCTGCGCGAGGTCCGGCGATCCACATTGCTGACATTCAAAGAAGAGCAGCAACTTGGGAAACGTGTCATGGCCGGCGACGAACACGCTCGTCAACATATGATCGAATCAAATCTGCGCCTGGTGATCAGCATTGGGAAACGGTATATGCATCGGGGATTTCCCTTTTCCGATATCGTCGAAGAAGGAAATCTCGGGCTGATCAAGGCAGTGGAAAAATTCAACTATAAGCGGGGCTTTCGGTTTAGCACCTATGCGTCCTGGTGGATCAGGCAGTACATCGAACGTGCGATAATCAATCAAGGGAAACTGGTTCGACTCCCTGTCCATGTGGTGGAACGGCTGAATCGCTATTTGAACCGCACTGAGCAATTGGTCCAAGCACTCGGACGTGAACCGAGAGCGGCGGAAGTTGCGCTCAAGATGAAGACATCGGAAGAGGAAGTCTTGGATCTGAAACAGTTGGTCCGCACGACCTGTTCACTCGATAGCCCGCTCAATGATCGCACGGATACGTTTCTCCGTGATGTGATCGAGGATCCGACGGGATTGTCACCCGACGAAACCGCCGATGGGGTTCGGCGCCGAGCGGAATTGATGGCCTGGGTGAGGGAGTTGCCAGAAAAAGAGCAAACTGTTATTGTGTCGAGGTTCGGGCTTGATGGAGGGGAAGCGAAGACGTTGGAAGAGATTGGGCGGACCATGGGGTTGACTCGAGAACGTGTCCGTCAGATCGAAATGGCCGCGCTTGCCCGTCTTCGTCATACCATTGAGCGAAAAACCATGACACAGGCAGATCTGCTCTAG
- a CDS encoding magnesium transporter CorA family protein → MADSQTVVRHFRQILLWPMQLTPIREDAPIQKHWELLQATNPDNPWREVLDEFTGDPRQFQERHYSEFVTFLPYVQRFLYGEGKRTSAEVREGAAIRVFRRNDIAKVRMVFPGPHGTPATFTVAHVDLYFFYDIDVAILVVEIYDNDVPLEQVQNSLFRFGRCYPTYWERDGHGGHCPKQVEWLSSDGTVLAVSDYDHREKYLSFVCQHRSLSLASHWEFLLEPLVLHHSEKAGLIRYRQLEYHLMPVMAYLSLDDPGALTRGEFARIGLAAAPGSSDTLPFSERYLRNFEEHHCYDRYWNGQGPGSPGARFMCTGRVFTMVGEAGEPAFEDRKTNLEQFRHEYFLLFLVPHFHKAALLMLTNRLVEAMHQLDLTKLDSVRQFRRVIRQTLGIFLRFTHRYWSHQVSDHGQVKELYRMVSEQLGTGRLYDELRSELEDMSQYLDSDALRRQGETMVRLTVVATVGLIGVATTGVLGMNLFDLGAEPSTKRIGYFLVVLIPVIIVTLYTVLKARRLSDFLETLAEEHRSSKDKLAALLTVWRSKQGRDS, encoded by the coding sequence GTGGCTGACTCTCAAACGGTTGTTCGACATTTCCGACAAATCCTGCTGTGGCCAATGCAGCTTACTCCCATCCGGGAGGACGCGCCGATCCAAAAGCATTGGGAACTTCTCCAGGCGACCAATCCGGACAACCCGTGGCGAGAGGTGCTGGACGAGTTTACGGGTGATCCTCGGCAGTTCCAGGAACGACATTACAGTGAGTTTGTGACATTTTTGCCCTACGTTCAGCGGTTTCTCTACGGCGAGGGGAAGCGAACGAGCGCTGAAGTTCGCGAGGGGGCCGCGATCCGCGTTTTTCGTCGCAATGATATTGCGAAAGTGCGGATGGTCTTCCCTGGCCCTCACGGGACTCCTGCGACCTTTACAGTGGCCCATGTGGATTTGTACTTTTTCTACGACATCGATGTGGCGATTTTGGTCGTCGAGATCTATGACAATGATGTACCGCTTGAGCAGGTGCAGAATTCACTCTTTCGCTTCGGCCGATGCTATCCCACCTACTGGGAGCGTGACGGGCACGGTGGCCATTGTCCCAAGCAGGTAGAGTGGTTGTCCTCAGATGGTACGGTGCTGGCGGTCTCAGATTATGATCACCGTGAGAAATATCTCTCGTTTGTCTGCCAGCATCGGTCGTTGAGTCTTGCCTCCCACTGGGAGTTTCTGCTGGAACCATTGGTGTTGCACCATTCAGAGAAAGCCGGTCTGATTCGGTATCGCCAGCTTGAATACCACTTGATGCCGGTCATGGCGTATCTGAGTCTGGACGATCCTGGCGCACTGACGCGGGGGGAGTTCGCACGAATAGGTTTGGCGGCGGCACCGGGTAGCTCTGATACGTTGCCGTTTTCGGAACGCTATCTCCGTAACTTTGAAGAACACCATTGCTATGACCGGTATTGGAACGGCCAAGGGCCAGGTTCACCAGGCGCCCGTTTTATGTGTACAGGCCGGGTGTTTACGATGGTGGGGGAAGCAGGAGAACCGGCGTTCGAAGATCGTAAAACAAATTTAGAACAATTCCGGCATGAATATTTTTTATTGTTTCTGGTCCCGCATTTTCATAAGGCGGCCCTGTTGATGCTGACGAATCGTCTTGTTGAGGCGATGCATCAGCTTGATCTCACCAAGTTGGACTCCGTCCGGCAGTTTCGTCGAGTGATTCGCCAAACACTCGGTATCTTTCTGCGGTTTACCCATCGCTACTGGTCCCATCAGGTGTCCGATCATGGGCAGGTGAAGGAACTCTATCGGATGGTCAGCGAACAATTAGGCACCGGTCGACTCTACGACGAGCTCCGTTCGGAGTTGGAAGATATGAGCCAATACCTCGATAGCGATGCGCTCCGTCGCCAAGGAGAAACGATGGTTCGCCTGACGGTGGTGGCGACTGTCGGCTTGATCGGTGTTGCAACAACCGGGGTATTGGGTATGAACCTCTTCGACTTGGGTGCGGAACCGTCGACCAAGCGCATCGGATATTTTCTCGTAGTGCTGATACCCGTCATCATTGTCACGCTCTATACGGTCTTGAAGGCAAGGCGACTTTCAGATTTTTTGGAAACCTTAGCTGAGGAGCATCGTTCGTCCAAAGACAAACTCGCGGCGTTGCTGACGGTATGGCGGAGCAAACAGGGACGGGATTCGTAG
- a CDS encoding TraR/DksA family transcriptional regulator has product MVTKGQLKKKGELKAKSVEPIIKKLQSAASVAATAKPSVEVDEVPVRPKETAKEREAREQRQEVLHKMLLGKRQEIIKEIEGSLGQSLTEDQQRRLESARDVGDQALMDLERELGISLMEMRNRRRQSIDEALTRLHEGTYGICAECGIEISERRLQAVPFAKLCVECQSRAELLEKIEREEDRD; this is encoded by the coding sequence ATGGTGACGAAGGGGCAGTTGAAGAAGAAGGGCGAGCTGAAAGCGAAGTCGGTTGAGCCGATCATCAAGAAACTGCAATCGGCGGCTAGCGTAGCGGCTACAGCGAAGCCATCGGTCGAAGTCGATGAAGTGCCCGTGCGACCGAAAGAGACCGCAAAAGAGCGAGAAGCACGGGAACAGCGACAGGAAGTGCTTCATAAAATGCTCCTTGGGAAGCGTCAGGAAATTATCAAGGAGATCGAAGGAAGTCTGGGGCAATCACTGACCGAAGATCAGCAGCGACGCCTGGAATCAGCACGCGATGTTGGAGACCAGGCATTGATGGATCTAGAGCGTGAACTGGGTATTTCCTTGATGGAAATGCGCAATCGGCGTCGGCAGTCAATTGATGAAGCCCTCACGCGTCTGCACGAGGGAACCTATGGAATTTGTGCGGAGTGTGGAATCGAGATCAGCGAGAGGCGGCTCCAAGCGGTCCCCTTCGCCAAACTGTGCGTCGAGTGCCAATCACGTGCCGAGCTGCTGGAGAAAATCGAACGAGAAGAAGATCGCGACTAG
- a CDS encoding tetratricopeptide repeat protein — translation MTTGLRYLLAVTIMGSLQGCIDPPKSPYVDVRDTVSRIDESRSVAEQGSAEEQYNLGLRYENARPADHREAVRWYRMAATQRHPGAFYRLCVLSDIGRGMPQDYQEALRWCRLAADQSHGAAMFLIATHYEQARGVPKDLVQAYLWYNLAAANGHEAGAKWRNRLGHDMTAAQIAQAQLLTRNWKPKGQEPPQE, via the coding sequence ATGACCACCGGCTTGCGCTATCTCCTCGCCGTCACCATCATGGGAAGTCTACAGGGATGCATCGATCCACCCAAATCCCCTTATGTTGATGTGCGAGATACCGTATCGCGAATCGATGAGTCCAGGTCGGTCGCAGAACAAGGGAGCGCCGAAGAACAATATAATCTTGGCCTACGATATGAGAATGCTCGTCCAGCGGACCATCGAGAAGCCGTACGGTGGTATCGCATGGCGGCCACTCAGCGCCACCCTGGAGCGTTTTATCGGCTTTGCGTACTGTCGGATATCGGACGCGGGATGCCCCAGGATTATCAGGAGGCTCTCCGGTGGTGCCGCCTGGCTGCAGACCAGAGCCATGGCGCCGCGATGTTTCTCATCGCCACTCACTATGAACAAGCACGAGGCGTTCCGAAGGATCTCGTCCAGGCCTATCTCTGGTATAACCTCGCAGCCGCCAATGGTCATGAAGCCGGCGCAAAATGGCGGAATCGACTAGGGCACGACATGACGGCGGCTCAGATTGCTCAAGCACAATTGTTGACACGGAATTGGAAACCGAAAGGGCAAGAACCGCCTCAAGAATAA
- a CDS encoding phytoene/squalene synthase family protein, protein MAHPLAIDSSSKETLLSDLLKQVSRLFYTTLVVVPANVRDQVGLAYLFARAADTIADTELIDRPRRLGFLHRLREQFVGEQIDWGQIRSIQQAVGSVQQDSAERILLERLDECFEIFQVCSLDDQHRIRRVMVTLTQGMEMDLNTFPGAGPGDLTALKTVDDLDRYTYSVAGCVGEFWTVLMCAHRKALADWDVQQMSEQGVRFGKGLQLTNIVKDIAHDLQKGRCYIPETMLTEVGLKPQDLLAQKCLPQLRSVLNKLIRMAVEHLDQGWAYTMMIPRHETRLRLACMWPILSAGESLKLVMNSPDLLNPGVKVKIPRSKVYQIMAMTTGTIACGYAGTAYWGHLRKQLV, encoded by the coding sequence ATGGCTCACCCCTTGGCGATCGACTCGTCCAGCAAGGAAACGTTGCTCAGTGACCTTCTGAAACAGGTCTCACGCTTGTTTTACACGACGTTAGTAGTGGTGCCCGCGAATGTACGTGATCAGGTGGGGCTCGCGTATCTCTTTGCCCGGGCAGCCGATACGATTGCAGATACCGAACTCATCGATCGACCGCGTCGGCTCGGGTTTCTTCACCGCCTCAGGGAGCAGTTTGTCGGCGAACAGATTGACTGGGGACAGATCCGGTCTATCCAACAGGCCGTTGGCTCTGTGCAACAAGATTCAGCGGAACGAATTCTGTTGGAACGGCTGGATGAGTGTTTCGAAATATTTCAGGTCTGTTCATTGGACGATCAACATCGGATTCGGCGCGTGATGGTCACCCTGACGCAGGGCATGGAAATGGACCTGAATACCTTTCCAGGTGCCGGCCCTGGCGACCTGACTGCGCTCAAGACCGTTGATGACCTCGATCGCTACACCTACTCCGTGGCCGGTTGTGTCGGTGAATTTTGGACGGTGTTGATGTGCGCCCATCGCAAAGCCCTTGCCGACTGGGATGTGCAACAGATGTCTGAGCAAGGGGTGCGATTTGGGAAGGGGCTGCAGTTGACGAACATCGTCAAAGATATCGCCCATGATCTTCAGAAGGGTCGATGTTACATTCCCGAAACGATGCTGACCGAAGTTGGACTCAAGCCGCAGGACTTACTCGCTCAGAAGTGTTTGCCTCAATTGCGGTCCGTCCTGAACAAATTGATTCGCATGGCGGTAGAGCATCTCGATCAGGGCTGGGCCTATACGATGATGATACCACGCCATGAAACACGGTTACGGCTGGCCTGTATGTGGCCGATCCTATCCGCCGGAGAATCGCTTAAGCTCGTTATGAACTCTCCCGATCTCTTGAATCCCGGTGTGAAAGTCAAAATTCCCCGCAGTAAGGTTTATCAAATCATGGCTATGACAACCGGCACCATCGCCTGTGGGTATGCTGGAACAGCTTACTGGGGACATTTGCGGAAACAGCTTGTGTGA
- the ald gene encoding alanine dehydrogenase, translated as MYPKGGEAHMVIGVPKEIKDHEYRVSLTPDGAATLCQRGHDVLVEASAGMGSGFGDDEYRKAGATIADSKVELFEQAELILKVKEPLVQECMLFRPGHLLFTYLHLAAVPDVTKELLSRKITAIAYETTEAKGGSLPMLKPMSEIAGRMSIQIGARYLEKIHGGRGVLLGGVPGVEPGRVVVLGAGVVGAAAVRMAVGLGAQVTVINLDVEQLRGLDDQYHGRIVTRAASSAVIEEAVCSADLVIGAVLVPGAKAPKLVSRAMVSRMRPGSVIIDVSVDQGGCIETTRPTSHSDPVYLVDGVTHYCVANMPGIVPRTSTYALTNATMPYLVRLASEGVERAIRSDPGLAKGVNLKDGKVTHSGVAESHGLPFTPLL; from the coding sequence GTGTACCCGAAGGGAGGGGAAGCACATATGGTGATCGGCGTTCCTAAAGAAATCAAAGATCATGAGTATCGCGTCAGCTTAACGCCGGATGGTGCTGCGACCTTATGCCAGAGAGGACACGATGTCTTGGTCGAAGCTTCGGCTGGCATGGGCAGTGGGTTTGGCGATGATGAATACCGCAAGGCCGGTGCCACGATTGCCGATTCAAAAGTTGAGTTATTCGAACAGGCAGAGTTGATTCTGAAGGTCAAGGAGCCGCTGGTTCAGGAATGTATGCTGTTTCGTCCCGGTCACCTCTTGTTTACCTATTTGCATCTTGCTGCTGTCCCGGATGTGACGAAAGAACTTCTTAGCCGCAAGATTACGGCAATTGCCTACGAGACGACAGAGGCCAAGGGTGGGAGTCTTCCCATGCTCAAGCCGATGAGTGAGATCGCAGGTCGGATGTCGATCCAGATTGGCGCCCGATACCTTGAGAAAATCCATGGGGGACGCGGCGTACTGTTGGGAGGGGTTCCAGGGGTAGAACCGGGTCGGGTGGTCGTGTTAGGAGCTGGAGTTGTCGGAGCAGCAGCTGTTCGTATGGCTGTGGGGTTAGGAGCACAGGTCACGGTCATCAATCTGGATGTTGAACAGTTACGTGGCCTTGATGATCAGTATCACGGGCGCATTGTCACTCGTGCAGCAAGTTCTGCGGTCATTGAAGAAGCGGTCTGTTCTGCGGATCTGGTGATTGGGGCGGTGCTTGTTCCAGGAGCCAAGGCACCCAAGTTGGTGTCGCGTGCAATGGTCTCCCGGATGAGGCCTGGTTCCGTAATCATTGATGTCTCCGTCGATCAGGGCGGCTGTATTGAGACAACCAGACCAACGAGCCATTCTGATCCCGTGTACCTGGTGGATGGAGTGACCCATTATTGTGTGGCCAATATGCCTGGAATTGTTCCTCGCACATCCACCTATGCGCTGACCAATGCGACCATGCCGTACTTGGTCCGTCTTGCTTCCGAGGGCGTAGAGCGAGCGATTCGGTCTGATCCTGGTTTGGCGAAGGGCGTCAACTTAAAAGACGGGAAGGTAACGCATTCAGGTGTGGCAGAATCACATGGGTTGCCTTTTACCCCTCTCTTGTAA